The following proteins are co-located in the Polystyrenella longa genome:
- a CDS encoding COG1361 family protein, which produces MTFLRNNLTLHNSKGRACIPWLALGIVVSLSGCVSMFSRPAAVQNQAYPNGGVPNSQFYSAPQSVAPAPQQIPRQSFYPPAPGRSTPYRPGGGFFRGAPQQSIPQRQYSPPVNPRNQVPRVGAPAPGSPAAPLLRPQPLSPTQPAVVPPLTPGIQERPRTYKEPTENPANIDSLPPAPQSNGQEQTYKKTAPPAPIDPVLGAPSEDILFGDEEPSPANDDLEFLLRKQPVDEALQPFGELIESEKFEPDEDETFEAPPVDNAGEDNIEDPFARSTPFELPPIKAPAPVDKLFEETSVPPLNDVELLTSPAIKPSSGQDSQPLESDVETFKMDPGSANSGSDAGPLLEFNSSSLRDELEIKVVNQGKMQVGGGTLFEVFIENQSTEVFRDVTLKAAFPKTLFVPSREDAEMTRFIPRIDPGEELKVPLTLFSEETGYHCVRFSLVNATRNELSWKSACVTYIPETIRTELLGPEKISIDSNAVFTLLVQNLSDQQLEDVSVNLRYDPVLKYLDSTNAVQQQDQELNLALSRVKPGETIPVRFSFRGVQESENTSLTVRTTSANFPSADTGLYLSVQHPKGALDLDLAQPLDALQVGEETELTIVCRNHGLETLRNSQLELQLPSHVRLIRSGWGAQSSTTAADSLKEGTGKLELPVPDIPPGISVGYTIRLHVEKRGNDPLEVRYLNGTTTPSELSRNLPLVVTE; this is translated from the coding sequence ATGACATTCTTGCGAAACAATCTAACTCTTCACAACTCCAAAGGACGCGCCTGCATCCCGTGGTTAGCCCTCGGTATCGTCGTTTCGTTGTCCGGTTGCGTGTCGATGTTTTCGCGCCCGGCCGCAGTACAGAATCAGGCGTATCCGAATGGCGGCGTTCCGAATTCGCAGTTTTATTCGGCGCCTCAATCGGTTGCTCCGGCTCCGCAGCAGATTCCCCGGCAATCCTTTTACCCTCCCGCCCCTGGTCGTTCCACTCCGTACCGGCCGGGAGGAGGTTTCTTTCGTGGGGCTCCGCAGCAAAGTATTCCTCAGCGGCAGTACTCACCTCCTGTGAATCCTCGAAATCAAGTTCCTCGGGTGGGGGCACCTGCTCCCGGTTCTCCGGCAGCTCCCCTCCTTCGACCGCAGCCACTCAGTCCAACGCAACCGGCAGTGGTACCTCCGCTTACTCCCGGAATTCAGGAACGTCCTCGAACTTACAAAGAGCCGACCGAAAACCCAGCAAACATCGATAGCTTACCCCCTGCTCCGCAATCGAACGGTCAGGAGCAGACCTATAAAAAAACGGCTCCTCCCGCTCCTATAGATCCCGTATTGGGCGCCCCTTCTGAGGATATTCTGTTTGGTGACGAAGAGCCGTCGCCCGCGAATGACGACTTGGAGTTTCTACTTAGGAAACAACCCGTCGACGAGGCACTGCAACCATTCGGGGAATTGATTGAATCAGAAAAATTCGAACCCGACGAGGACGAAACCTTTGAGGCTCCCCCGGTGGATAACGCTGGGGAAGACAACATTGAGGATCCCTTCGCGCGGTCGACTCCGTTTGAACTTCCACCGATCAAAGCTCCGGCTCCGGTGGATAAACTTTTCGAAGAGACGTCAGTCCCTCCCTTGAATGATGTTGAACTTCTGACTTCTCCAGCGATCAAGCCTTCTTCGGGACAAGACTCGCAACCATTGGAAAGCGACGTCGAGACATTCAAAATGGATCCCGGTTCGGCTAATTCCGGTAGTGACGCGGGACCGTTGCTGGAGTTCAACTCGTCATCTCTGCGTGACGAACTCGAAATCAAAGTGGTCAATCAAGGAAAAATGCAGGTCGGCGGCGGGACCTTGTTCGAGGTCTTCATTGAAAACCAATCTACGGAGGTCTTTCGTGATGTCACCTTAAAGGCGGCGTTCCCTAAGACTCTGTTTGTTCCCAGTCGGGAAGATGCGGAAATGACTCGCTTTATCCCTCGCATCGATCCCGGTGAAGAATTGAAAGTCCCGTTGACCTTGTTCAGTGAGGAGACCGGTTATCACTGTGTCCGTTTCAGTCTCGTAAATGCGACTCGGAACGAACTTAGTTGGAAGTCTGCCTGTGTTACCTATATTCCGGAAACGATTCGCACAGAGCTTCTCGGGCCGGAGAAGATCTCTATCGATTCAAATGCTGTCTTCACCCTGCTTGTTCAGAATCTTTCCGATCAACAACTCGAGGATGTCTCCGTTAATTTGAGATACGACCCTGTTCTCAAATATCTCGATAGTACCAATGCTGTGCAGCAACAGGATCAGGAATTGAACCTGGCTTTGTCGCGAGTGAAACCGGGTGAGACGATCCCGGTCAGATTTTCGTTTCGTGGAGTACAGGAGAGTGAGAATACCAGCCTGACTGTCCGCACGACTTCGGCCAACTTCCCCTCAGCAGATACCGGACTCTATTTGAGCGTGCAGCATCCGAAAGGGGCATTAGATCTCGATCTCGCACAACCACTTGATGCACTGCAGGTCGGTGAGGAGACGGAATTGACCATTGTCTGTCGAAACCATGGTTTGGAGACTTTGCGTAACAGTCAATTGGAGTTGCAGTTACCCAGCCACGTCCGGTTGATTCGATCGGGTTGGGGAGCGCAGTCTTCAACGACGGCGGCAGATAGCCTGAAAGAGGGAACGGGTAAACTTGAGTTGCCTGTCCCTGACATTCCGCCCGGAATTAGCGTTGGTTATACGATACGGCTCCATGTTGAAAAGAGAGGGAACGATCCTCTAGAGGTTCGATACCTGAACGGGACGACTACCCCGAGTGAATTGAGCAGAAATCTTCCCTTGGTCGTCACGGAATAG
- a CDS encoding glycosyl hydrolase family 28-related protein has protein sequence MGLRLSLSRLLQNSIQQIRCGIKPVPPRRKSRATRFAVEQLETRQMLTPQLSLAGAGVLIVEGTDARDIAHIQENEMGVIAATISDGEVEISRSYPTGLVKSILFFGGDGNDTFRNDTSLPSVAHGENGNDILYGGSNFDRLNGGPGDDRLLGRGGDDELFGNAGNDVLKGHNGNDLMVGGSGNDLLIGGPDDDRLVGGDDHDVLKGGSGNDYLDGGLGDDLLFGQAGIDELITSSGKDLLDKGAEVQQTTEVAPVTSTNEVVASSSSTTGGILRVRDFGAVGDGITDDTAAVQAALDAAEGGELYLNPGTYLISNVLLVPSNTIVSGAGANTVLKFEWRDQAEGREFYLGNKNRANEASGDENIELRDFTLEGGDNGDPYGPASHGVTHGIFFRKVKNVKVTRVEIRNTSGFAISNIGIINGTFTGNTIKNVGRDGITSFPLVQQDDPNFKSYPLENLLISYNRFENVGDDAIAVHAGTEFAINNNLAPTNVTISKNIIVGRSSLHELSQGRGIALTGVRNATIDGNQISNTVSSGILIQSWYNNMTNPSLALEAIRSSNILVTNNTLIEVGVAEGLDRVKIGIQVKGAHLVRIVNNVLRRSADRGIDIRDTTSIEIIANEVYGSLGKSAILLVGGDDFSVRNAIISDNIIDHWNDEDLVINNVFNAKEISGGLDPLFSAVAARSLGGIHLLFPTIGGSGN, from the coding sequence ATGGGACTTCGATTAAGCCTCAGTCGATTACTCCAGAATTCAATTCAGCAAATAAGATGTGGTATTAAACCAGTACCTCCCAGGCGAAAATCACGGGCGACCAGGTTCGCCGTGGAGCAACTTGAGACGCGGCAGATGTTGACCCCGCAGTTGTCACTCGCGGGAGCGGGTGTCCTGATTGTCGAAGGCACTGATGCTCGCGACATCGCCCATATTCAAGAGAACGAAATGGGTGTCATTGCTGCAACCATTAGTGATGGTGAAGTCGAAATCTCTCGTAGCTATCCCACTGGTCTGGTGAAGTCGATCCTTTTCTTCGGTGGCGATGGGAATGATACCTTCCGAAATGACACTTCTCTTCCATCCGTTGCGCATGGCGAAAACGGAAACGACATTCTCTATGGCGGTAGCAATTTCGATCGATTGAACGGTGGACCAGGAGACGATCGGCTATTGGGTCGAGGGGGGGATGATGAACTATTTGGTAATGCGGGGAACGATGTCCTGAAAGGACACAATGGAAACGACTTGATGGTTGGTGGATCTGGTAATGATCTACTGATCGGGGGACCTGATGACGATCGGCTTGTTGGTGGTGATGACCATGATGTACTTAAAGGGGGGAGCGGAAATGACTACCTTGATGGTGGTTTGGGTGACGACTTACTGTTCGGTCAGGCCGGCATTGATGAACTCATTACAAGTAGCGGTAAAGATCTTCTAGATAAAGGTGCGGAAGTCCAACAGACGACCGAAGTTGCACCTGTTACAAGTACAAATGAAGTCGTTGCTTCGTCATCCAGTACTACCGGAGGGATTCTACGTGTCCGTGATTTTGGTGCCGTGGGTGATGGAATCACTGATGACACCGCCGCAGTGCAGGCCGCGCTGGATGCTGCCGAAGGGGGCGAGTTGTATCTCAATCCTGGAACCTATCTTATCAGTAACGTTCTCCTGGTTCCCTCGAACACGATTGTCTCCGGTGCAGGCGCAAACACTGTTTTGAAATTCGAATGGCGAGATCAGGCAGAAGGAAGAGAGTTTTACCTGGGGAATAAAAACCGGGCCAACGAAGCCAGTGGCGATGAGAACATTGAACTACGAGACTTCACCTTAGAAGGCGGAGACAACGGCGATCCGTACGGTCCTGCCAGTCATGGTGTGACTCATGGTATCTTTTTTCGCAAAGTCAAGAATGTGAAAGTGACCCGTGTTGAGATTCGCAATACCAGCGGGTTCGCCATCAGCAATATTGGGATCATCAATGGGACATTCACGGGGAACACAATTAAGAATGTGGGCCGTGATGGTATTACTTCGTTTCCTTTAGTTCAGCAGGATGATCCCAATTTTAAATCGTACCCGTTGGAAAATCTGTTAATTTCTTATAACCGCTTCGAAAACGTGGGCGATGATGCTATCGCCGTTCATGCCGGAACAGAGTTCGCGATCAACAATAACCTTGCTCCTACAAACGTGACGATTTCAAAGAACATCATAGTTGGGCGCAGTTCACTTCACGAATTATCGCAAGGTCGAGGGATTGCCTTAACCGGCGTTCGAAATGCCACGATCGATGGAAACCAGATCAGTAATACGGTCTCCAGCGGGATCCTGATTCAGTCGTGGTACAATAACATGACCAATCCCAGTTTGGCTCTGGAAGCGATCCGTAGCAGTAATATTCTGGTGACGAACAATACCTTGATTGAAGTCGGCGTTGCGGAAGGATTAGATCGGGTCAAAATTGGTATCCAGGTGAAGGGCGCTCATCTAGTCAGGATTGTTAATAACGTGCTACGTCGGTCGGCGGATCGGGGAATTGATATTCGCGATACGACTTCAATTGAAATCATTGCGAATGAAGTCTACGGATCACTTGGTAAGTCGGCGATCCTACTCGTCGGAGGCGATGATTTCTCGGTTCGAAATGCCATCATCTCCGATAACATCATCGATCACTGGAACGACGAAGATCTGGTAATCAACAATGTCTTCAATGCGAAAGAAATTTCCGGGGGCCTTGATCCACTTTTCTCGGCAGTCGCTGCGAGATCACTCGGTGGAATTCACCTACTCTTTCCGACGATCGGTGGAAGTGGCAATTAA
- a CDS encoding RtcB family protein: MRDACALPMAFGAALMPDAHVGYGLPIGGVLACENAVIPYAVGVDIACRMKLSVFDLPVETLDTARDACKTALEKGTRFGVGAAYQRKQQHEVMDQDWAVTRITRERKDTAWKQLGTSGSGNHFVEFGILTIDVRDEDLGLDPGTYLSLLSHSGSRGAGAAVCNTYSSIARANMPIGGEKFGRLAWLDLDSEAGQEYWAAMNLMGEYAAANHAVIHRQVSRLLGAESIATVENHHNFAWIEEHHGKEVVVHRKGATPAGPGVLGVIPGSMADPAFVVRGKGNVDSLHSASHGAGRRMSRRKAKDKYNFKSVRNTLRDRGIDVLSAGADEVPGVYKDIREVMAAQEDLVETIARFDPKIVKMSGDGSRPED; this comes from the coding sequence ATGCGCGATGCGTGTGCATTGCCAATGGCTTTCGGTGCAGCTCTGATGCCCGATGCACATGTAGGGTACGGGTTACCGATCGGCGGAGTTCTCGCGTGTGAAAATGCGGTGATTCCTTACGCCGTCGGTGTCGATATCGCCTGCCGCATGAAGTTGTCCGTTTTCGATCTGCCAGTCGAAACGCTGGATACCGCACGGGACGCTTGTAAGACAGCCTTGGAAAAGGGAACTCGATTTGGTGTGGGCGCTGCGTATCAGCGGAAGCAGCAACACGAAGTCATGGATCAGGATTGGGCTGTGACCCGAATTACGCGAGAAAGAAAGGATACCGCGTGGAAACAACTGGGCACGTCTGGATCCGGAAACCATTTCGTTGAGTTCGGAATCCTGACGATTGACGTTCGTGATGAGGATCTCGGATTGGATCCGGGTACGTATCTGTCTCTGCTATCGCATAGCGGTAGCCGGGGAGCGGGAGCAGCCGTGTGCAATACGTACTCCTCTATCGCCCGAGCAAACATGCCCATTGGAGGGGAAAAGTTTGGGCGGTTGGCCTGGTTGGACCTCGACTCGGAAGCGGGTCAGGAATACTGGGCGGCAATGAACCTGATGGGGGAATACGCCGCCGCCAACCATGCCGTGATCCATCGTCAGGTTTCGAGGCTTCTCGGAGCTGAGTCGATCGCGACGGTAGAGAACCATCATAACTTTGCCTGGATTGAAGAGCATCATGGAAAAGAAGTCGTTGTTCACCGCAAGGGAGCAACGCCTGCTGGACCGGGTGTGCTGGGAGTGATCCCGGGATCAATGGCTGACCCAGCTTTCGTCGTCCGCGGGAAAGGAAATGTAGATAGCCTGCATTCGGCATCGCATGGAGCAGGACGTCGAATGTCGCGGAGGAAAGCGAAAGATAAGTATAACTTCAAGTCGGTGCGTAATACGCTTCGAGATCGAGGAATTGACGTATTGTCCGCAGGAGCAGATGAAGTTCCCGGTGTTTACAAGGATATCCGTGAGGTAATGGCTGCTCAGGAGGATCTGGTCGAGACGATCGCTCGATTCGATCCGAAAATTGTCAAAATGAGTGGAGACGGAAGTCGACCAGAAGACTGA
- a CDS encoding ArnT family glycosyltransferase — protein MTAERHADLTSSSLPFYRKLSVQAGALFLIGTFVLFYNLAGYRTFSSHEGFAVVPAQEMLESGNYVVPYYAGVPRLKKPPLVYWVLSASATIFGDLNEWTARFPQAIATLLLAGLMFHWGSQWYGRKVGIAAAFIQLTAIYVLDFGRKAEIDMTLCLLTTSAMYLIATSKPHATYRDSFLRITAIYALLSISWLGKFHYGPVMVIAPTVLFFLVQKRYRDFLKILNPVGILIAAAAICLWPYLVLQQYPEAWDVWMSETAGRAVGELGREPIWYYVPHILTSMLPWSLFVIAALVPSWKKAWMEKNANERFLWIWFIVQVVIMSSQANKHKHYLMSLLPLLSLMAGTQLVRMESYLPPVGRFFTRWRAAAFAVVVATGTYYMIDHKWPWMRTSAALLGFTLASGFLISRWLTNRGKIQASVTAIVLMGLAAYLIANSQIIPGRDHRASAARFANEMRRELGPQPEITTYNMNEWHSFMFYLGNQVQRLESPDSVNQYIRNHGSADMLAFETDLEELTQVAQYDEIREMTWFAEEPAPRHPRLVWIRLTSPADTTNQVAQLVDH, from the coding sequence ATGACTGCTGAACGCCACGCTGACTTAACATCATCGTCCCTCCCTTTCTACCGCAAGTTGTCGGTACAGGCGGGCGCGCTATTTCTTATCGGCACTTTCGTTCTGTTCTACAATCTGGCTGGATATCGCACCTTCTCTTCACACGAAGGTTTTGCGGTTGTCCCCGCCCAGGAAATGCTTGAGTCCGGGAACTATGTGGTTCCCTACTACGCAGGCGTTCCTCGACTGAAAAAACCTCCCTTGGTCTACTGGGTTCTGTCCGCTTCGGCCACGATCTTTGGAGACCTCAATGAATGGACGGCTCGGTTCCCGCAGGCGATAGCCACATTGCTACTGGCAGGATTAATGTTCCACTGGGGTTCACAGTGGTACGGACGTAAGGTGGGCATTGCTGCCGCTTTCATCCAGTTAACGGCGATTTACGTCCTCGATTTTGGACGCAAGGCAGAAATCGACATGACACTCTGCCTGCTGACCACGTCCGCCATGTATCTGATTGCGACCTCAAAGCCTCACGCAACCTACAGGGATTCCTTCCTTCGCATTACAGCAATCTATGCCCTTCTCTCAATAAGTTGGTTAGGTAAATTTCATTATGGTCCCGTGATGGTGATTGCCCCCACGGTCCTCTTCTTCCTTGTTCAAAAACGGTACCGCGACTTTCTTAAAATTCTGAATCCGGTCGGAATTTTGATAGCTGCAGCAGCGATTTGCCTATGGCCCTACCTTGTCCTGCAACAATATCCAGAAGCATGGGATGTCTGGATGAGTGAAACTGCCGGTCGCGCTGTCGGAGAACTGGGCAGGGAACCCATCTGGTACTACGTCCCCCACATACTGACTTCCATGCTTCCCTGGTCCCTATTTGTCATCGCCGCTTTAGTCCCCAGTTGGAAGAAAGCGTGGATGGAAAAAAATGCGAACGAACGATTCCTCTGGATCTGGTTTATCGTGCAAGTAGTGATCATGAGTTCGCAGGCCAACAAACACAAACATTATCTGATGTCGTTGCTTCCTCTTCTCTCCTTGATGGCGGGAACCCAATTGGTACGAATGGAATCCTACCTACCGCCTGTCGGTCGGTTTTTCACTCGTTGGCGAGCCGCAGCATTCGCTGTGGTAGTGGCGACGGGCACCTATTATATGATCGATCACAAATGGCCATGGATGCGAACCTCGGCAGCTCTGCTGGGTTTCACCCTCGCGAGTGGCTTCCTGATCTCACGCTGGCTGACTAATCGTGGTAAAATACAAGCGTCGGTGACGGCCATCGTGTTGATGGGTCTGGCCGCTTATCTGATTGCGAATTCACAGATCATTCCAGGGCGAGATCACCGAGCTTCAGCCGCACGTTTTGCGAATGAAATGCGCCGGGAACTTGGTCCTCAACCCGAAATCACGACGTATAACATGAACGAATGGCATTCATTCATGTTCTACCTTGGCAATCAGGTACAACGTTTAGAAAGCCCTGACTCGGTCAACCAATACATCAGAAACCACGGTAGCGCCGACATGTTGGCATTTGAAACCGACCTGGAGGAACTCACTCAGGTTGCCCAGTATGATGAGATCCGCGAAATGACCTGGTTTGCCGAAGAACCTGCCCCTAGACATCCCCGATTGGTCTGGATTCGCTTAACATCTCCGGCAGATACGACAAATCAGGTCGCTCAACTGGTCGATCACTAA
- a CDS encoding sugar phosphate isomerase/epimerase family protein, translated as MKFAICQELFENWDWDKQCKVIADIGYTGIEAAPFALTDDVTTVSDDLLKQCRQQAEDYGLQIIGLHWLLAKTEGYHLTTENADVRKATADYLVQLGSMCSKLGGDLMVLGSPFQRNLEEGVTRDVAYRNAAEVLKAAMPRLADQGVRICMEPLTTKETDFVNTCADAMELINLVGEPNLVLHQDVKAMVGAETKSLPEIIHEFAPQVGHFHVNDTNLLGPGMGETDYLPIFKALLETGYDGWISVEVFDYSPGSEKIARESFDFMQDILKQLSN; from the coding sequence ATGAAATTTGCCATCTGCCAGGAGCTTTTTGAAAACTGGGATTGGGATAAACAATGCAAAGTCATCGCCGACATTGGATACACGGGTATTGAAGCCGCCCCCTTCGCGTTAACTGATGATGTCACCACCGTTTCGGACGATCTACTAAAGCAATGCCGACAACAGGCGGAAGACTATGGGTTACAGATCATCGGCCTGCACTGGCTGCTGGCGAAAACAGAAGGGTATCACCTGACAACAGAGAACGCCGATGTCCGTAAGGCTACGGCGGACTATCTGGTTCAATTGGGAAGCATGTGTTCCAAGTTAGGGGGTGACTTAATGGTGCTGGGTTCTCCATTCCAGCGTAACCTGGAAGAAGGAGTCACTCGCGACGTCGCTTATCGGAACGCGGCGGAGGTTTTGAAGGCAGCCATGCCCCGCTTGGCAGACCAAGGGGTCCGAATTTGCATGGAACCGTTAACGACCAAAGAAACGGACTTCGTGAATACCTGCGCGGATGCCATGGAGTTGATCAACCTTGTTGGTGAACCCAACCTGGTACTTCATCAGGATGTCAAAGCGATGGTCGGCGCGGAAACAAAATCGTTACCTGAAATCATCCATGAGTTCGCCCCTCAGGTTGGTCACTTTCATGTAAACGATACCAACTTACTTGGACCAGGTATGGGTGAAACAGACTACCTTCCCATCTTCAAAGCGTTGCTTGAAACCGGCTACGACGGGTGGATTTCGGTAGAAGTGTTTGATTACAGCCCTGGAAGTGAAAAAATTGCGAGAGAAAGTTTTGACTTCATGCAGGACATATTGAAGCAACTTTCGAACTGA
- a CDS encoding pyridoxal phosphate-dependent aminotransferase: MKESWIADRMHKIDASGIRKVFDLAANMKNPVNLSIGQPHFDTPQPIKEALYKAVDEGKNAYSQTQGIAPLLQRLQSDVDATYGHENRKAFVSSGTSGALMLAISALVNPGEEVIIFDPFFVMYKHLVSLAGGVPVLVSTYPDFKVDVAKVEAAITDKTKLIICNSPANPTGQVGQPVEMEALAKLAKEKEIVLISDEIYRSFCYDSEFCSPTTWNEDTIVIDGFSKSHSMTGWRLGFVHGPQEVVQQMIKLQQFTFVCAPHPVQWAGLSALDYDISSYVGEYKEKRDFMLQELGDDFDIRGADGAFYLFVKAPWGSGTDFTKKAIENNLLIIPGNVFSSQDTHFRISYAAEQKTLERGVEILKKLIREG; this comes from the coding sequence ATGAAAGAAAGCTGGATTGCCGATCGAATGCACAAAATTGATGCCTCGGGAATCCGCAAGGTATTCGACCTGGCTGCCAATATGAAGAACCCGGTGAATCTGAGTATTGGCCAACCCCACTTTGATACGCCTCAACCCATTAAAGAGGCCCTTTACAAAGCGGTCGACGAGGGAAAAAACGCTTACAGTCAGACACAGGGAATCGCTCCGCTATTGCAACGACTGCAATCAGACGTGGACGCGACCTACGGACATGAAAACCGGAAAGCGTTCGTTAGTAGCGGCACGAGTGGGGCGTTGATGCTCGCAATTTCAGCTCTGGTCAATCCGGGCGAAGAGGTCATCATTTTCGATCCCTTCTTCGTCATGTATAAACACTTGGTCTCGCTGGCGGGTGGAGTCCCCGTGCTGGTGAGTACCTACCCCGATTTCAAAGTCGATGTCGCTAAGGTCGAAGCGGCGATCACTGACAAAACCAAACTCATAATCTGTAACTCCCCCGCTAATCCAACAGGGCAGGTGGGTCAACCGGTCGAGATGGAAGCCCTGGCGAAACTGGCGAAAGAAAAAGAGATCGTCCTGATCAGCGACGAGATTTATCGCTCATTCTGTTACGACAGCGAGTTCTGCAGCCCCACAACATGGAATGAAGATACCATCGTCATTGATGGATTCAGTAAATCGCATTCGATGACGGGGTGGCGGCTCGGTTTTGTCCACGGCCCTCAGGAAGTCGTGCAGCAGATGATTAAGCTGCAACAGTTCACCTTCGTCTGTGCTCCGCACCCGGTGCAATGGGCAGGTCTGTCGGCTCTCGACTACGATATTTCGTCCTACGTGGGGGAATATAAAGAAAAGCGGGATTTCATGCTTCAGGAACTGGGGGACGATTTCGACATCCGCGGTGCCGACGGAGCTTTTTACCTGTTTGTGAAAGCTCCCTGGGGCAGCGGGACCGATTTCACGAAGAAAGCGATTGAAAACAACCTGCTGATTATCCCCGGAAACGTCTTCAGTTCACAGGATACTCACTTCCGCATCTCCTACGCTGCCGAGCAGAAAACGCTCGAGCGGGGAGTCGAAATTCTCAAGAAACTGATTCGGGAAGGGTAA
- a CDS encoding glycosyltransferase family 2 protein yields the protein MNSLSIVVPIYNEVENIPRLYAALAPVLKEMNREYEVLLVDDGSTDGSKAELDKLAQLDERIKVVEFRNNFGQTAAMAAGLNHASGDILITMDGDLQNDPTDIPMMVAKIEEGYDLVHGWRKNRQDTYINRKLPSKLANWLISKTTGFPVNDIGCTLKAIRREVAQELELFGDMHRFIPILAYWRGAKCAEVVTKHHPRRYGETKYGISRTFKVLLDLITVKYMIQYLVSPMRLFGSMGLLSGGLAALAGAATVAMKVISGVDMTGNPLLLLTVFSVMVGIQFFVLGMIGELGTRIYFEVRRTQPYAIRHLKNFDIQQKFPRAYDESRAA from the coding sequence ATGAATAGCCTCTCAATAGTCGTCCCCATCTATAACGAAGTCGAAAACATTCCTCGACTTTATGCCGCTCTGGCTCCTGTTCTGAAAGAGATGAACCGGGAGTACGAGGTGCTGCTCGTTGATGATGGTTCTACGGATGGTTCAAAAGCGGAACTTGATAAACTGGCTCAGCTGGATGAGAGAATCAAAGTCGTGGAGTTCCGGAATAATTTCGGACAAACTGCCGCCATGGCCGCCGGTCTTAACCACGCATCGGGCGATATCCTGATCACCATGGACGGCGATCTCCAGAATGATCCCACCGACATTCCGATGATGGTGGCTAAAATCGAAGAAGGATACGATCTTGTCCACGGCTGGCGCAAGAACCGTCAGGACACCTACATCAACCGGAAGCTTCCTTCCAAACTGGCCAACTGGCTGATTTCCAAAACCACTGGATTTCCAGTTAATGACATAGGCTGTACTCTCAAAGCGATTCGCCGCGAAGTCGCTCAGGAACTGGAATTGTTCGGCGACATGCACCGATTCATTCCGATTCTGGCATACTGGCGCGGGGCAAAATGCGCCGAAGTCGTCACGAAACACCATCCTCGACGATATGGCGAAACCAAATACGGTATCTCGCGCACTTTCAAAGTGCTGCTCGATTTGATCACCGTAAAATACATGATTCAATACCTGGTCAGTCCGATGCGGTTGTTTGGATCAATGGGACTCCTCTCCGGTGGACTCGCCGCCTTGGCAGGTGCGGCCACAGTAGCCATGAAAGTCATCTCAGGTGTTGACATGACGGGGAACCCGTTGTTGTTACTCACTGTCTTTTCAGTAATGGTCGGCATCCAGTTTTTCGTTCTGGGCATGATAGGAGAACTGGGTACAAGAATCTATTTTGAAGTTCGCAGAACGCAACCTTATGCGATCCGCCACCTGAAGAACTTCGACATCCAACAGAAATTTCCTCGAGCTTACGACGAAAGTCGCGCTGCCTGA
- the rnc gene encoding ribonuclease III, whose protein sequence is MSDGSPSLSIRKAMEQCEQILDYQFKDRELLERCLTHTSVAKTRLDSNERLEFLGDAILGLVVCQALFDQFPTQLEGELTRFKSVLVSRNTCTLICERTGIDDLIQVGKGLSQQESIPPSVKAGVIESLIAGLYLDSGMEVARKFIMSELQVEIEKVAVLEQSHNYKSVLQQRVQKSMGETPVYKVTGEQGPDHAKCFKISAVIGSRVFEPAWGNSKKQAEQKAAAKAIEELDQEDEAQGHA, encoded by the coding sequence ATGTCCGATGGATCCCCAAGTTTATCGATCCGGAAAGCGATGGAGCAGTGCGAGCAGATCCTGGATTATCAATTCAAGGATCGGGAGCTTCTGGAACGCTGCCTTACCCATACATCTGTAGCCAAAACTCGACTCGATAGTAACGAGCGATTGGAGTTTTTAGGCGATGCCATCCTGGGGCTGGTTGTCTGCCAGGCCCTGTTTGATCAATTTCCTACCCAGTTGGAAGGAGAATTGACCCGATTCAAGTCCGTTCTGGTTAGCCGCAATACTTGCACGCTGATTTGTGAGCGAACGGGGATCGATGATCTTATTCAGGTCGGTAAAGGGCTCAGTCAGCAGGAAAGTATCCCTCCATCGGTCAAAGCAGGCGTCATCGAGTCGCTGATAGCGGGTCTGTACCTCGACTCGGGGATGGAAGTCGCCCGGAAGTTCATCATGAGTGAATTGCAGGTGGAAATAGAGAAGGTGGCCGTTCTGGAGCAGAGCCACAACTATAAAAGCGTTCTGCAACAGCGTGTGCAGAAGTCGATGGGCGAGACCCCGGTCTACAAGGTGACTGGCGAGCAGGGACCGGATCACGCGAAATGCTTCAAGATTTCAGCCGTGATAGGCTCTCGTGTCTTCGAGCCCGCTTGGGGAAACAGTAAGAAGCAGGCCGAACAGAAAGCCGCAGCCAAAGCGATTGAAGAACTCGATCAGGAAGACGAAGCCCAAGGTCACGCCTGA